One Apteryx mantelli isolate bAptMan1 chromosome Z, bAptMan1.hap1, whole genome shotgun sequence genomic window, GTCTTGACAACCCCGAGGTGACTCAACGGGTGTAAGGACCACGTAAGACCCACGGCTTATCTAGAGCCGTTCAGCCTGGCGAGGGAAACGTGCTAAAAGCTAATCCTTTTGCCTGAGAATAACTCTGCAGCTCTGACAAAACTTTATACTATTTATTTTGAACGAAACTAAGTGCTTTTCAGCCCTTCATCAGGTTAATGTAAGACCTAAAAATCATTCacaatatttattattaaaacatTTCCCAGTTTTGAAATAGTTGACTAAAATCCAATGTCTTGgcaatatccccccccccccgccctttggGGGTCCAGGTGTAATTTATGTGTTTCTTGGTCCCCTGTGTGAACCGTGTCAGCATATCTGCACATGCTCCAGTCAGGGCACTCGTTAGGTGTGTTCAGGTCCCTCGGGAACCTGCCAGTTAAAATGCAATGGTTGTAGTTCTGCAGCACCAGAAAATTAATCATTAGGCCTTAGGTAGAATAAAAGAGCCTTGCATCTGGATTTTGTCTTAAATTGCTCAGACTCAGCATTAGGTAAGTTCAGGCCAGTTAAACATGATGCACAAGTTGCAGTCTGGTTCATTCTCCTCGCTGTTAGATTCCACTGAGGTAATAAGAGTAAAATATTAACgcttatttttattgcaaagaaaTGTCTGAACATGCCAATTGCTGGCGTGCTCTTTCCGTAGCTACTCAGAGCTCAGAGGCTCATTAAAGCGCTCTGAACCTGGACGCCGGATTCGTTCGAGAGGGTTGAACTTTTCTGCTAAAGGTTGTGGTCAGATTTCTTCAGTAATTTTTCCATTACAATATATTTTGGGGGTAGGATGTTTTATAAGGGTGGGAGAAACTATGTCTTACATGAAATTTTACCAGCTTTGAAACTTCTTGAAGGTCTGTTGGAATAAACTATCTCTTAAGAAAGAGATTTTAAAGGTTAAATGTGTGGTTTTCTGTTGTATAAAAGTCACTTCAAAAAGTGACCCTATGTGATTCCCTGTTTACTTTGCTAAATATTACAGGAAGATGCCCCAGCAAACCTATTTAATTTACAAAACTCGGTGTGGTTGATGCATCGATGCATTCCTGATTTTGAGAGCTGGCACCTGCCGCAAAGAAAAGTGCGTTGCAGTTGGAAGCTATGTGCTGAAATTGCAACAATTTAAACAAGTCTATAGAATAATctgggttggaaaggacctccagaggtcatctaatccaacccccaaTTACTATTGATTTGTTTGGGCAGGAGAACTCGATGCTGTATTTTGCAGCCCGGGGAGGGCAGGTGAAGAGGCATTCCACGTCCCCAGGGAAGGCCAGCGGAGCCTCTGGATAAGGCCATGTCCATAAAATCCATATTGTCTTGACCTAAACGCAAGAGCTATGTTTGCCTGCTTCTAAAAACTGCGAAGAATCTGCTGGACTAACCCAGACAACAAAACCAGATCATATGTACTTTTCTCCCACTGCCTTTAAGTATATCAGTTAATTTTCACACTTTCTTTTTGATAACGAATTGAGCCCCAGCAAAAGTGCCGTTTGTTAAGCACTATGAGTTTGCAATCCCAGTTAGTAAGAAAGTCGTTAAGGTCGAACAGAAATTAATGAAGAGAAAATAGGTTTTTTTGTAATAGAGGTTAATCCTGTCAGTCGCCTATAAAATTCATAGGAACAGCAATGAAGCTGCATGCAGAAAGCTTGCTCAGCACCCTGATATACCAGCTTTTACAGAATTGGATCTCATGTGAAGTACTGACTATGGCCAAGTTGTCTTACAGGGCAGCTTTCATAGACGTTTCATATGGCTTCTGGGTTTTTAAGTGTTGTTACAAGCCTCCCTCTGAAGTGTTTTTTAGTAGTAAGAGTCAGCTTTAAGTTAAGGACTGAACTTTTCCTCTTTACTTGTTGCTTAGTTCCCGCACAAAACATAAAAAAGACCGTGATGCAAGCGACGGCTTTCAGTGTCAGCGCTACTGATGTACTGATCTGCCTCTTCCTTTAGGTTTACAATAGCAGAGGACCAAATGGATCTCCGGGAAAAGCCTTTAAGGTACATCTCCAGCTTTGGGACACAGCCGGACAGGAAAGGTAATGAGTTCAGCAGTTCCATACAGCTCATTGGAAATCAAGTTTTTTACATTTCTGAAGAAACCATTAACctgttgagggggaaaaaaaaaaccctcaaaaatcaTGTTATTTTGGGACACCAAACATATATGTCAGAAATAAAGTTTTCCAGACGTGGCTTTGGTACAGTGACCAGAGAATCTAGAAAGTAGGACTGGAAGGAATTTAAAGCAGTCTCTTCCTGGCCTCaggacagcacagccctctcatTTCTGGCACTTGTGGGTTATTGGTTCATTgactgggttttttgttttgtactGGTTTTTGGCTTCATAATATGTTCTTAATCTCCTCTGGAAGGGATTGTATAACTTACCTACCTATCCTATTCTCCTGAGTTTTTGatcctattattttttaaaggggGAACTGCATATGCTGCTTTCTTAAGCTTCCCCTGGCGGTTCTGCACAACCAAATGCACCGGCTTTTGCTAGCGTAGCGCGTGTGGTTGCCCCACATTACTCCTGATGTCATCTGTCGGCAAGAGACTTAAATACAGTTCACATCTCTCTGCGGTGTGTTAGCGCCTGAAGAGCGGCAGACTAAAGCATTCACctgcaggagaggaaggagaggagagaggaggcagCCTGCAGGTTTCCAAAGGAAGCCGAGCTCATGTCGCGTGGCAGGGCTTGCTGGGCTGTGCGAAGAGCGCGAGGAGGCTGCAGTGTGCTCTCCGGGTCTCTCCCTCTTATCCTCAAGCACTATTTGTGTATACATAAAGAAACAGCCTCTAAAAGAAGTTAAACATTTTGAGACTATTTTTTCCTGGGAAGAAAAACCTAAACATACGTGTCAGATATCTGACATGCTGCTGTGGAgagcttttgttttaattttcgtGGATGTGTGTTGTAAAGTATCAGTTACAGGTTTGGGTTCTGTTAGATTGTGTGAGATTGGTCGCACGTGGTCATGTCACATGGTCATGTTTTGTGAGGTGTCTGCTCCctgtaatatataaaaatatatatgtaaaaaaaatagGGTGTCAGAGCTTTGTTGTACAGTTTACAAGCACTCTGTGAAAGTCttgaattatttggattttcttcATGTGTCAAATTTGAACAGGTTTGTGACCTTTTGGTTGTAGTTTGTAACAAACAAGGTTGTAGTTTCATGGTCTGTAGTTTCATCCAGTTTCATGGCTTTGTAAGAAGGCTATAAATCATATAATTGTGAATGCAGACTTATTAAATGTTTCGTTCAGGTCCATTTACAGAGTGCATGCGTACCCTGTAAATAACGTTACATTCCCCTTTTAGCTGAGTTTCCCAGTAGACATTCGCCCTGAACAGTCAAAAACCTGAGAGTAGCCATCTACTCTTCCTTCGCTGCCTTCTCTAATTCTTGCTGTATTAGGCAATGTGCATCCATCGACTGCGTGTGTCATCGCGGCAGCTGAATCCATTTCTATCACTGTGATTGGTGACGCATTAaatgcttctgcttcttttttcttttctgcactctttcccccccttcccccttccctgggaGTTTTTTCAGTTAAATCAGACAGGCAGAATTTGAACCAATAGATTAGTCACCGCCAAAgtttatatttttacatgtaaGCTTCCTCTGGTAGATTACTAACACACTCTGATTAAGAACTATCGACTGATGTGATACATCATAACGAAGATGAAGGTCATGGATTTTGCTTCCGTGGGAACATATGTCCACTAAATCATACAGGCTCTtcgtatttcaaaatattttaatggaatttttgcACAAATGATTCAGAAAAGCTTTACgctctctctcattttcctttaCTCAATTAAGACTTGCCAAAAATGTGTTTACCTAGAACCTTTGAGCTCAGTTTGTATTAATAGAGCtaccttgtcttttctttttccttccttcagattTCGAAGTCTTACCACAGCATTTTTCAGAGATGCCATGGGCTTTTTACTAATGTTTGATCTCACCAGTCAACAGAGCTTCTTAAATGTCAGAAATTGGATGAGTAAGTAGAACTGTAGAGCTTGCCTGTATTGGTTGACCTGAAGCTTTCTTGTGTATTTTGGGCTGCTAGGTGTCATTACGTGTGTCACTGTGAACTGAAAAGCAATCAAAGAAAGGAATTATGTCTAGTGTAGCCATAAATGGGGTACTTGCGGCCTGTGTGCTGCAAAACACACTTGCTCTTGCTGGGTTTTGGGATGCACGTGAGATGATCTGTCGTTGTTGCATGCACCGCTGAAACCAAAAGTCTGCCGTAGATGGAGGATGTGCATCGCAGCCTGGCGGAGCATTGCCCCTTCCTATTGCTTACTCGGGCTGCACTGAATTGTCATGGACAGGGTAGGCCTGTGACTTAGGGTAAAAGCTTCATCACATTTGAAAGGTGAACACCCTTTCTTTTTCATGGTAGGTTATTTTGGGCATATACTTGGTAATCTTGTTTGGATTTGGTACAACCAATTAAATCTATGACCTCTTGAAAATTCATGGCGTTTTTCACTTCCTCGAGCATACCTCATATTTTAGTTAATACACAGGAGCTTGGAAACTGTACTCTTGATATTGCTGTTAGTTTTATGGTGTGTTTTCTATTAGTAAAGCAGGATGCAATTCCTTCCTGTCTGCCTTGAGGTTTAATTAAAATTGAGCTTTGAGGTTTTTGTCTGGAAGCCTGCACAGAGTTTGCTTTCAGACTCTGAACAGCCAGACATATTGTGACCCTTAGCAAGGCCAATGCCACTTCCAGAGAGCTCTGGTTATTGAATCATGGAATTACAGCTTGCATCTGCAGTCGCTGGCAGCTTTTCTTGGGACAAGGGCCGGGCTAAAAGTGAAACAAAGGTTCAATTCccaaagtttgtttttaattgaggGTTTTTGGAGCACTGTAAGGACAGAGGCCAGTACATTTCCAGCTAGATGAGCTGCAGGTCTACGTGGGGATAATATGGGAATCCAAAACAGCTTTGTGAAAACAGCTCCATCGGATTTTACCTAGTAGCTGTGTTTCTTCTTCAGCGGTTCCCTCCTCCCCTAACCCGTTGCCATCATCACATTCGATGGCTTACCTAGTTGAGTCTCTAATTTTTTATGTATACTGCAACTTTTCAAGTCGGTCACCTCAAGATCGAGGCAAGTATAAGTAAATGGCTTTGTACAATTACGTACAAAACAAAAGGGTGAAGGTACAAAGTAAAAGGTTGAAGCTCTGGGCAGTACTTGTGCCTGGATCTTCGACTGGGAAAAACTGTCTTGAAGCCAATGAGTAtacccaagagaaaaaaaagcatcaggaTTTTGTTGCAGGCTTCTGAAGAAATGTATTTGCAGCTGGTGTGGaatgcttttatttatatatatatacatacatatatatatatccttccaCAATGTCCTTGTGGGTCTTACTGAATAAGAGAGTTCTGGCTGGTGGAGGTTTTCGGGGAGGTTTGGCAGGAGGGCAcagttctcttcttttcttctttactggAGGCCTGTTGGTATGCTCATTTTTTAGGTTAAAGCACTATATTTACTACACTTTGAAGTTAAGCCTTTTCATGTGTTGGTAAAAtaaatactgggaaaaaaaattctagtaCCATTTCTACTACCATTTCCGCTTCCTATTTTGAAATTCACCTTAATGAGTAGAAGTATGACAAAGAAATGTTTGGTGTGAAACGGTTACGTAGCCTGGGGTATTTCAAGGTGGACAGGAGGAAAGAGAATTGTTTCAGGTATCTTTAATCATCAACGATCTTAGGCTTTAAGGAACTTCCAGCATTCTCTAAACTccagtttatttttccttctaggtCAGCTGCAAGCCAATGCATATTGTGAGAATCCAGATATAGTGTTGATTGGTAATAAAGCTGATTTATCAGACCAAAGAGAGGTAAATGAAAGGCAAGCAAAAGACCTGGCGGACAAATATGGGTAAGCAAATTATGAGAGGAGCTAAATTTAGTTAATAACGGTGGTAGGTATAGGTGATGACTGACTAGAGGCAGTCACAAGTATACTTATAAACTCTTAAGATTTGTAGGTATTGCAGTATCCTGTGTGCACCTTCTATAGTGATATCCAACCTGTCACACTTTCAGATCAACCTGTTTGGATAGGAAATAAGTAGAAGGCAAAGTCACTGTATAATAGTTTTGCTAAAATATTGCAACATGAATAATATGGCTGAAATGAAGCACTCTGACTAGAAAACTACAGTCTTGGGATGTTGGCTTGCCCCAAGGACTTTGGACAGAGTATTCCAGGGGCAAATGCGCACTTCTACATTTCTTTGCAGTAATACATATCACTTACAGGCTGTCCTGATACTGGATGAACTGGCCTTGTATTGTAGTTAGTAAATAGTGCTGTCTCCTTACCTGGgcaaaaagaatgtattttttttgctttaatcacCTTTACTAGGCAGTGGGGGTTGCTCACAGAGGATGGGGCCAGCGGCATAAGACTGCCTGAGAGACTGTGAGGAGTAATAAGCAAATCAGACCTAGTACTCTTAAAAGTAAGATTTTTCTACAGGCAGGTAAGGAGGTCAGTGACACTGGAAAGTTAGCTTGTGCCAGTTTATACAGTGGAAGTGCTGGAGCAATTGATAGTCCTCTCTGCTAAAAAAGAAGGATTGGAAGGCAGTCTTTTGGATTCAAATGGGATTTCAGAACGGAAACAGCTACACCTAAGCTAAATTGTGCTTATAAATAGACAGGTTCTCACTGAGGGCTAAATAGCAAAAGCTGTACCTATCTGCTAAATAGCAGATTCGTTCTGGTGAACTTAAATAAGCAAACTTTGTTTCACCAGCCAGTGAGCTGGCTGAAACCAGCAAGCAAAACCGTAAAACATCTAGATCACGATGGCATGATAGGAAAAATGAGCATGGCTTTAAAATAATGGACATAAATGGCTCATATAGCCTATGGGGGCTTTCAAATTGTGTTTTGGCAGAGGCTCTTCACAGGTAGCAGAGTTCTGAGTGAGCAGGGAAGCACTGGAGCTGGGTAGGTTCTCATATATCAAAAATGAATAAAGTTTGGTGGTTTTGGAACAGGCaaatgctggcatttgtactagGCTGAGTGCTACTGAAGGTGCAAGTGAGAGGTGCAGGAGCTGCAAGTTGTGGCATGCGGACTGATTTATATTGGGAGGGATATCTTTCCTGGGGCACGTGGTTGGGCTCTAGGTGAGCTGTAAGCGCTCAAGTGTCTGGCTGTGTTTTATTGTTCCGCTAGAGCTGGCACTCAGTGTTAAGATTTAATGCTTGCTAGAGTCGGAAGGCATGAAGAATAATAGGAAGGTGGCACTAACGTGACCTCACTGCATTACTGCAGCAGTCCTGTCGTGAAAGAAAATTAGTGGAAACAGAAGGACTTTTTTTGGAAGGCAGCTGCAACGAGCAGAAGCCTGGAAAAACTTCCATGTGAGAGACTAAGCTGATCTGAAAAGATTCTGTATCTAGAGAGTATCCAAGAAAGGTGTGAAAACTTTACCTACAGTAAAGTATTCCCGCTGGAGAAACCCTGCAGGTCTGCAATGGTAGGATATACTCCATGGTCCCTGAAATTTGCTGTAAATGCAGACCTAGGTTTCACTTCCCAGTAGACCTTCTAGTTACCTGCAGGAttttttcagctattttttcACTGTTCAAAGTCAAAATGCCAGGACAAATTTTGCAATTTAATGTTGCTTTTTAGTATTTATATCCTAATATTACCATGTAATAGGAACAGGAGTTTTGGCTCTGCCCAGAAGGGAAATAGTATCCAGGCAAACCAGAAGTCCAAATCTGTCAGATTCCTCTCATTAACACCAAAACCATCACTGATATTACAGAGAGTTCAGTCTCAACCGTCTTAAAAAGTCTTCCCaacaaaacttttcattttcGTTGTAGCATACCGTACTTTGAAACGAGTGCTGCTACTGGACAAAACGTGGAGAAGGCTGTGGACACTCTCCTGGACTTGATAATGAAACGCATGGAGCAGTGCGTGGACAAGACGCAAGTCTCTGACACCGCCAACGGGGGAAGCTCGGGAAAGCTAGATTCAGCAAAACCGGAGGCGAAAAAGTGTGCCTGCTAGACTTCACCTCTAAACTGTGAGAAccaatcaaaatatttcatcagAAAACGGTTGACTTACCACCAAATCCAAACCTGCTCTGTTGAGCCATGCACAGAAGCAAAGTTGTGTTGTTTTATTGGgattgtgcatttttttttctccaaagaacTGATTTAAAAACGAaaacctgtgtctcagtgagGCTCTTGTGCTGAAATAATTCTTCCTGAAAGGTGCCATTTTCATGAaaattctcccctcttttcttccccttcccactcCCTTCCCCTCCAGCCCTCATCTTTATTTTACATGTGATCAGGATACTGAATAGAGGaaagttgctttatttttttaaaaaaggagggaaggaaccTATTATCTATATAAACTGGATATAGAAATTAAAATGGAAGTGGGTGGTTTTCTAGGTCTGTGCCATTTTTCCACAGATTCCTGTTTCTTTATAATTCTTGATCTACATCAGGGACCATGCATTTTCTAAGGCGTACAGAAGATTTTATATGGCCTACTAAGAAAAAACTTTACTACTTGCACAGAGTAAGCAATGCTGTGAATCTGTCCTGACTGAATCACTGA contains:
- the RAB27B gene encoding ras-related protein Rab-27B, which translates into the protein MTDGDYDYLIKLLALGDSGVGKTTFLYRYTDNKFNPKFITTVGIDFREKRVVYNSRGPNGSPGKAFKVHLQLWDTAGQERFRSLTTAFFRDAMGFLLMFDLTSQQSFLNVRNWMSQLQANAYCENPDIVLIGNKADLSDQREVNERQAKDLADKYGIPYFETSAATGQNVEKAVDTLLDLIMKRMEQCVDKTQVSDTANGGSSGKLDSAKPEAKKCAC